One region of Palaemon carinicauda isolate YSFRI2023 chromosome 40, ASM3689809v2, whole genome shotgun sequence genomic DNA includes:
- the LOC137631676 gene encoding uncharacterized protein, with product MTGEIKPRPFVSLGVGGDDDDDDDDEEEDCIANEALQTEEIIDGVGFEEINDENCTDEDNLSKEEENIGSEDLQSKEIIDGKSEEKDKSQQEIIISESVQEIVNENVRSEEDGIDDKLQSEEIIDGKSEEKDKSQQEIIINESVQEIENENVRPEEDGIDKKLQYEETPEASCVETAEEDLAAEKRVEEKTLERVGPNLYEFKVSKLEWQILNGRQRRDEV from the exons atgactggcgaaatcaaaccgaggccctttgtgtcattaggcgtgggaggagatgatgatgatgatgatgatgatgaag AAGAAGATTGCATCGCAAACGAAGCTCTTCAGACCGAAGAGATAATTGATGGTGTTGGTTTCGAAGAAATAAATGACGAAAATTGCACAGATGAGGATAATCTCTCTAAAGAGGAGGAAAACATTGGCAGCGAAGATCTCCAGAGCAAAGAAATCATTGatggtaaaagtgaagaaaaagacaaatctcaGCAAGAAATCATAATTAGTGAAAGTGTTCAAGAAATAGTGAATGAAAACGTCAGATCagaagaagatggaattgatgataAGCTACAAAGCGAAGAAATCATTGatggtaaaagtgaagaaaaagacaaatctcaGCAAGAAATCATAATTAATGAAAGTGTTCAAGAAATAGAGAATGAAAATGTCAGACCAGAagaagatggaattgataaaaAGCTTCAGTACGAAGAAACGCCTGAAGCCAGTTGTGTGGAAACagcggaagaagatcttgctgcagAAAAACGTGTTGAAGAAAAGACTCTGGAGAGAGTAGGACCTAATTTGTATGAATTCAAAGTGTCAAAACTCGAATGGCAGATTCTAAACGGACGCCAAAGACGAGACGAAGTTTGA